From Lolium perenne isolate Kyuss_39 chromosome 5, Kyuss_2.0, whole genome shotgun sequence, a single genomic window includes:
- the LOC127303470 gene encoding protein FAR1-RELATED SEQUENCE 5-like: MHADGASFAGENACPADNADYSNGNEHGNREEDKYEEIIESVLNPEEPTAEEIEMDRMFANKKYPTMQEISEASTPTVGMEFDSKEEAFFFFAVYARRVGFAIKKDTSYESKKTNEISRQTFACNRCRDDTYVDSALRQRRTSRIVQTKCQVRMFVKEYRGKWSITNIRLEHNHSLAPSEWIVRFMKFHRSMSASDKTLIHILQETRVPPRNIMKIFRKTRGSFRAVPFDTKNLENELAKERKKMKNMDIEELLVLFKEAREKMPGFKHSIDVDSDNRVKSLFWTYQIGRANYSKFGQFVSFDTTFSTNQYGMPFAPIIGVDNYGKTVVFGVGLLEDERADTFKWLFEEFLSAMDNKHLETIITDQDVAMRIGISKALPYTVHRFCNFHISKNMDDKLSLFFAVRGTLKEELRAVIRNSFTPEEFETEWHDLLERHNALGEPHLDRIYEIRDQKDSIGTFFKEYMIIQEKKQSDLDRLREKSEFKESTNWGYNPIKREAMKIYTDPIYGKFAEELRKGTAYNVEVEEENRLYRVIRLTNYRNAEFPRSTYMVSISPDEDVYKCSCSKMARDGIQCCHVMRVATHIGLTDLPVSFINPRWTTAAGIEVARLTERRSNTASQNTHLAVRHAIEMSKISHILSTVCTDDRSYDLFAEGVVELKKAICKDAIE; the protein is encoded by the exons ATGCATGCAGATGGAGCATCTTTTGCTGGTGAGAATGCATGTCCAGCTGACAATGCTGATTATTCGAATGGTAATGAGCATGGGAATAGAGAAGAAGATAAATATGAAGAAATTATTGAGTCTGTCCTGAATCCAGAGGAACCTACTGCTGAAGAAATTGAAATGGACAGGATGTTTgcaaacaagaagtatccaacaatGCAAGAAATATCAGAGGCATCTACTCCAACAGTTGGGATGGAATTCGATTCAAAAGAGGAAGCATTCTTCTTCTTTGCAGTGTACGCAAGAAGGGTTGGATTTGCAATTAAAAAGGACACCTCCTACGAGTCTAAGAAAACAAATGAAATATCAAGGCAGACATTTGCATGCAACAGGTGCCGTGACGATACATACGTTGACAGTGCACTCAGACAAAGACGGACTTCCAGGATTGTGCAGACAAAATGCCAAGTCAGAATGTTTGTGAAGGAATACAGAGGGAAGTGGTCAATAACTAACATAAGACTTGAACATAACCACAGTCTAGCTCCGTCAGAGTGGATCGTAAGGTTCATGAAGTTTCACAGGTCAATGTCTGCCTCAGACAAGACTCTAATCCACATCCTACAGGAGACAAGAGTCCCACCAAGGAACATAATGAAAATATTCAGGAAGACAAGGGGGAGCTTCAGGGCGGTTCCGTTTGATACAAAAAACCTAGAAAACGAGCTagcaaaagaaagaaagaaaatgaagaaCATGGACATTGAAGAGCTACTGGTACTATTCAAGGAAGCACGTGAAAAGATGCCTGGTTTCAAACATTCAATTGATGTTGACAGCGATAATAGAGTGAAAAGCTTATTTTGGACATACCAAATAGGGAGGGCCAACTACTCAAAGTTTGGTCAATTTGTATCATTTGATACAACATTTTCAACCAACCAGTATGGGATGCCATTTGCCCCAATAATAGGGGTTGATAACTATGGCAAAACAGTCGTGTTTGGAGTAGGATTGCTGGAGGATGAGAGAGCAGACACTTTCAAGTGGCTGTTCGAGGAATTCCTGTCTGCCATGGACAACAAGCACCTAGAGACTATAATAACAGACCAAGACGTTGCAATGAGGATTGGAATATCAAAAGCACTACCTTACACAGTCCACCGTTTCTGCAACTTTCACATCAGCAAGAACATGGACGACAAGTTGTCCCTATTCTTTGCAGTAAGAGGGACTCTAAAGGAAGAACTAAGAGCAGTTATAAGGAATTCATTTACTCCAGAGGAGTTTGAAACTGAATGGCATGATCTGCTAGAGCGTCATAATGCTTTGGGAGAGCCACATCTGGACAGGATATATGAAATCAGAGATCA GAAAGACTCAATTGGAACATTCTTCAAGGAATATATgataatacaagaaaagaaacagtcCGACCTAGATCGCCTTAGAGAGAAAAGTGAGTTCAAGGAGTCTACAAACTGGGGATACAACCCTATTAAAAGAGAAGCTATGAAAATCTACACAGACCCAATATACGGCAAATTTGCTGAAGAGCTAAGGAAGGGTACTGCTTACAATGTTGAAGTTGAGGAAGAAAACAGATTGTACAGAGTTATTAGGTTGACTAACTATAGGAATGCAGAGTTCCCCAGATCAACATATATGGTTAGTATTTCCCCTGATGAGGATGTATACAAATGCTCGTGCTCAAAAATGGCTCGTGATGGAATACAATGCTGCCATGTCATGAGGGTAGCTACTCATATTGGTTTGACTGACCTTCCTGTCAGTTTCATCAACCCTAGATGGACTACTGCAGCTGGGATAGAGGTAGCAAGATTGACGGAGAGAAGAAGCAATACAGCATCACAGAATACACACTTGGCTGTTAGACACGCAATTGAAATGAGCAAAATATCACACATACTCTCTACTGTCTGCACAGATGATAGGTCATACGACTTGTTTGCTGAAGGAGTTGTTGAACTGAAGAAAGCTATATGCAAAGATGCAATTGAATGA